In a single window of the Rhineura floridana isolate rRhiFlo1 chromosome 3, rRhiFlo1.hap2, whole genome shotgun sequence genome:
- the LOC133381313 gene encoding zinc finger and SCAN domain-containing protein 16-like isoform X2 yields MAEQGPAGLSPGAESHREGKVLHGNQAGSIRQFLQRIPLGQVKQEPDEGLLQHWEAQWQEFLRKMESPHSDWGIPQLPEESMPWVDTKGFLASFEQVAKACRWPREEWVARLLPALSGEAERSFIGLDASDREDYGKVKMAILRGDTMSREEQRQRFRSFCYQAAEGPRGAYSRLQELCQGWLKVERHSKEQILELLILEQFLTILPLEIQSWVRERGPESCTQAVALAEDFLKMQQEAERLEKEVSYENAAGSASVVGQALSGVKQVPLCMETKQEDDDREALLFGGQRLLTVVGEKHTPEDSEQAGPCGTATASAEDQGCKQADASKNQYTAQVQQEIHPEERVSRPTPSGEGYMDLGGVTIQQRAHIGKRQNAYGAYGKSFGHSSCTAKYKRLCKRGKPHKCLVCGKCFLYSSGLATHQRIHTGEKPYVCSECGKTFICSSDRNRHQRTHTEEKPYECSECGKRFRQRFSLSRHRRIHAGEDPYVRSDRGESPVVT; encoded by the exons ATGGCGGAACAAGGGCCAGCAGGCCTTTCACCAGGGGCGGAATCACACAGAGAAGGAAAAGTTCTCCATGGAAACCAGGCTGGGAGTATCAGACAATTTTTGCAAAGGATACCTCTAGGCCAGGTTAAACAAGAACCGGATGAGGGCCTGCTCCAGCATTGGGAAGCCCAGTGGCAGGAGTTCCTGAGGAAAATGGAGTCTCCTCACTCAGACTGGGGGATCCCACAGTTGCCAGAGGAGTCCATGCCCTGGGTGGACACAAAGGGCTTTTTGGCCTCCTTCGAGCAAGTAGCGAAAGCCTGCCGGTGGCCCAGGGAAGAGTGGGTGGCCCGACTCCTGCCGGCCCTCAGTGGAGAAGCCGAGCGGTCCTTTATTGGTCTGGATGCAAGTGACAGAGAGGATTATGGGAAGGTGAAGATGGCCATCTTGAGAGGGGACACCATGAGCAGGGAGGAGCAGCGTCAGCGCTTCAGGTCCTTCTGCTACCAGGCGGCCGAGGGGCCAAGAGGGGCTTATAGTCGACTCCAGGAGCTTTGCCAGGGTTGGCTGAAGGTGGAGAGGCACTCCAAAGAGCAGATCCTGGAGCtgctgatcctggagcagttcctgaccATCCTGCCACTGGAGATccagagctgggtgagggaacgTGGTCCTGAGTCCTGCActcaggcggtggccctggctgaGGATTTCCTGAAGATGCAACAAGAGGCTGAGAGACTGGAAAAGGAG GTGTCATATGAGAATGCAGCTGGGAGTGCCTCCGTGGTAGGCCAAGCTCTGTCTGGTGTCAAGCAGGTGCCGCTGTGCATGGAGACCAAGCAGGAAGATGATGACAGAGAGGCCCTCCTGTTTG GAGGTCAACGGTTGTTGACTGTAGTGGGGGAGAAGCATACTCCAGAAGATTCAGAACAAGCGGGGCCATGTGGTACAGCAACAGCAAGTGCAGAAGACCAGGGCTGCAAGCAGGCAGATGCTTCCAAGAATCAATACACAGCACAGGTTCAGCAGGAAATCCATCCAGAAGAGAGAGTGAGCAGGCCCACTCCTTCCGGAGAAGGTTACATGGACCTTGGAGGTGTCACCATCCAGCAAAGAGCACATATTGGTAAGAGACAAAACGCCTACGGTGCTTATGGGAAGAGCTTCGGCCATAGCTCCTGCACCGCCAAGTACAAGCGGTTGTGCAAGAGAGGAAAACCCCACAAATGCTTGGTGTGCGGGAAGTGCTTCCTCTACAGTTCGGGGCTGGCCACTCACCAACGGATCCACACCGGGGAGAAGCCGTATGTGTGCTCAGAGTGCGGGAAGACCTTCATCTGCAGCTCAGACCGTAATCGCCACCAGCGGACTCACACGGAGGAGAAGCCCTACGAGTGCTCGGAATGTGGGAAGAGATTCCGCCAGCGGTTCAGCCTCAGCAGGCACCGCAGGATCCACGCAGGTGAGGACCCATACGTGCGCTCGGACCGCGGGGAGAGCCCTGTCGTGACCTGA